A genomic window from Salvia hispanica cultivar TCC Black 2014 chromosome 5, UniMelb_Shisp_WGS_1.0, whole genome shotgun sequence includes:
- the LOC125186228 gene encoding cytochrome P450 736A117-like — MVDLNFYTLSLTLLSLLFTLFFIRRLISRGGGTSPPSLPIIGNLHQLGHLPHRSLSNLSRKHGPLMLLHFGPKPVLVVSSADVGNQILKSHDLAFSDKPLTRDLKKVFYNGNDLFNSPYGDRWRKLRRITVHELLSRSRVKSFGSIREEETSLLMRKIEELSSASQPVNLTRMFAAFLNDVIVRAALGKKYSGTEDGERFLEALEEGSRLLGSLRLGDFVPWLSCISCLNGRDAAIDRVVEKRDAFLDKVIQEHLRSSNASKENIMSILVGIYKGDVPGVSIDFVFVKGVILDIFAAGTETTTTPLIWLMTELLRHPTVMKKLQDEIRGTMNGKHHITEDELLKMPYLRAVIKEIFCLHPPLPVFVRVTRDHINLMGYEVAPKTMVVINAWAIGHDPSCWDEPEKFMPERFLNLSRDFKGLDFHLIPFGFGRRVCLGLGFATAVVDHAVANLMLKFDWALPDGATREDLDVTERLGLTNAKDTPLVVFASIRSD, encoded by the exons ATGGTGGACCTCAACTTCTACACACTTTCCCTCACTCTTCTTTCTCTACTCTTCACACTGTTCTTCATCAGAAGGCTGATCTCACGCGGCGGAGGGACCTCACCACCGTCACTCCCCATCATCGGAAACCTCCACCAGCTCGGCCATCTACCTCACAGATCCCTCTCAAATCTATCCCGAAAACACGGCCCGCTAATGCTCCTCCACTTCGGCCCAAAGCCCGTGCTCGTGGTCTCGTCGGCCGACGTGGGGAATCAGATACTCAAATCCCACGACCTCGCATTCTCAGACAAGCCCTTGACACGCGACCTCAAGAAGGTCTTCTACAACGGGAACGACTTGTTCAACTCACCCTACGGCGACAGGTGGCGGAAGCTCAGACGCATCACGGTCCACGAGCTGCTGAGCCGCTCGAGGGTGAAGTCGTTCGGCTCCATTAGAGAGGAAGAAACATCCCTTTTGATGAGGAAGATTGAAGAGCTGAGTTCTGCTTCTCAGCCTGTGAATTTGACGAGGATGTTTGCGGCGTTCTTGAATGATGTGATCGTGCGTGCTGCTTTGGGGAAGAAGTACAGTGGGACTGAAGACGGGGAGAGGTTTCTAGAAGCTTTGGAGGAAGGTTCTAGATTGTTGGGGAGTCTCAGACTAGGAGATTTTGTTCCGTGGCTTTCTTGCATCAGTTGTCTGAACGGTCGAGATGCTGCCATTGATAGAGTTGTGGAGAAAAGGGATGCATTTCTTGATAAAGTTATTCAAGAACACTTGCGAAGTTCAAATGCAAGTAAAGAAAACATCATGAGCATTTTGGTCGGAATTTACAAGGGTGATGTTCCTGGTGTCTCCATTGATTTCGTCTTTGTCAAAGGTGTGATTTTG GATATATTTGCTGCTGGAACTGAAACAACAACGACACCTCTAATATGGCTTATGACGGAGTTGTTAAGGCACCCAACCGTAATGAAGAAACTGCAAGACGAAATACGAGGTACTATGAATGGGAAACATCACATAACAGAGGATGAATTGCTAAAAATGCCATATCTGAGAGCCGTTATCAAGGAAATATTTTGTTTGCACCCTCCACTCCCCGTTTTTGTCCGCGTCACAAGGGACCATATAAACCTAATGGGGTACGAAGTTGCTCCAAAGACGATGGTCGTGATCAACGCGTGGGCTATCGGGCATGACCCTTCATGTTGGGACGAGCCAGAAAAATTTATGCCCGAGAGATTTTTGAACTTGTCTAGAGATTTTAAAGGACttgattttcatttgatcCCCTTTGGGTTCGGGCGAAGAGTTTGCCTGGGGCTTGGATTTGCGACTGCTGTAGTGGACCATGCAGTCGCAAATCTAATGCTTAAGTTTGACTGGGCATTGCCCGACGGAGCGACAAGGGAAGACTTGGATGTGACCGAGCGACTAGGTCTCACTAATGCGAAGGATACTCCACTAGTTGTTTTTGCATCTATTAGATCTGACTGa
- the LOC125189626 gene encoding stemmadenine O-acetyltransferase-like, producing the protein MKDFLHIQFINKLFPREYNIEKLPFPGDNAMLIQLNCLDCGGSAMSITFAHLIADMASVSTYLQCWAANARGLGFSSQLSPLLCTAQTSFPQNPSLPSNLIPFNNFLKYSSGGKYVTRRYLFDASALSFLKAQLSSSAASRVDVVTALVWKCFMAAVVEETSGKDGKPFLMTQVVNLRKRAAPLFPEDTFGNMLWLPKIVCSRPQEKELGDLVKEVKRGIANIDGEFVRRLGDDGLNEYLEGFRNEMPKQANWLCFSSWVNMRLYEVDFGWGKPVWLSGFTMQHSELETVVSYNNPCMPTTCESDALSSKEDVENRAWRVQTNCSFMTALKYGIFSNLSSVI; encoded by the exons ATGAAAGATTTTCTTCATATTCAATTCATCAACAAGTTATTCCCTCGTGAGTACAACATAGAAAAACTGCCATTCCCCGGTGACAATGCAATGCTGATTCAGTTGAACTGTTTGGACTGCGGAGGCAGTGCCATGTCTATTACCTTTGCTCATTTAATTGCAGACATGGCTTCGGTCTCCACATATCTCCAATGCTGGGCTGCCAATGCACGGGGATTAGGGTTTAGCTCTCAACTTTCACCCTTACTTTGTACTGCACAAACTTCCTTTCCACAGAATCCCTCACTCCCAAGTAACTTAATCCCTTtcaacaattttcttaaatactCGAGCGGTGGTAAGTATGTGACGAGAAGATACTTATTCGATGCCTCTGCTCTATCCTTTCTCAAGGCCCAACTCAGTAGCTCGGCTGCATCGCGTGTGGATGTGGTAACGGCCTTGGTGTGGAAATGCTTCATGGCGGCAGTGGTGGAAGAGACCTCCGGGAAAGACGGGAAACCATTCTTGATGACTCAAGTAGTCAACCTCCGGAAACGGGCTGCGCCCCTGTTTCCGGAGGATACCTTTGGTAATATGTTGTGGTTGCCAAAGATTGTTTGCAGCAGACCACAAGAAAAGGAGTTAGGAGATTTGGTGAAGGAGGTGAAAAGAGGGATAGCAAATATTGATGGTGAGTTTGTGAGACGTTTGGGGGATGATGGTTTGAATGAATATTTGGAGGGGTTTAGGAATGAGATGCCAAAACAAGCTAATTGGCTTTGCTTTAGTAGTTGGGTTAATATGCGTCTTTATGAGGTTGATTTTGGGTGGGGGAAACCTGTGTGGCTGTCAGGCTTTACTATGCAACACTCGGAATTGGAAACCGTGGTTTCCT ATAATAATCCTTGCATGCCTACGACTTGTGAATCAGATGCACTGAGTTCCAAAGAAGATGTCGAAAACAGGGCGTGGAGGGTGCAAACAAATTGTTCCTTCATGACGGCTCTCAAATATGGCATTTTTAGCAATTTGTCTTCTGTTATATGA